The DNA sequence AGTCCTCGACGATGATGTATGGGGAAACAGAGGGCACTACGGGAGGTACTTCGGAGGTCATGTGACCCACCCAACCACCTCACGCGTGGTGACGCCAGGACTTCGGGTTAAGCACCCACCCGAGAGCGCAGAAGCCCGTATCCTTCGACCGATTCAATGGAGCGTGGCCCCGGCCCGACATAGAGTGCCGCCGGACGTACCAGCTTGTCGAGGCGCTTCTGCTCCATGATGTGCGCGCTCCAGCCCGCGGTGCGGGCGCAGGTGAACATCGCCGGCATCATGCGGGTGGGTACCTGCGCGAAGTCGAGAATGACCGCTGCCCAGAACTCCACATTGGTTTCGATAACGCGATCGGGACGGCGTTCCCGCAGCTCGGTGAGTGCGGCCTGCTCGACGGCGGCCGCCACCTCGTAGCGCGCGGCGCCGAGACGCTTGGCAGTGGCGCGCAGCACACGCGCACGCGGATCCTCGGCGCGGTACACCCGGTGGCCGAAGCCCATGAGCTTTTCGCGGCGATCCAGAATGCCCTTGATGACGCCGCGGGCGTCACCGGTCTTTTCGGCCTGCTCGATCATCGGCAGCACGCGGGCAGGTGCGCCACCGTGCAGCGGGCCACTCATCGCGCCCACCGCACCCGAGAGTGCGGCAGCCACGTCCGCACCGGTGGAGGCGATGACCCGGGCGGTGAACGTCGAGGCGTTCATGCCGTGTTCGGCGGCCGACACCCAGTAGGCGTCGATGGCCTCGACGTGCTTGGGATCTGGCTCACCCTGCCAGCGAGTCATGAAACGTGATGTGACGGTCGAACATTCGTCGATGGTCTTTTGAGGTACGGCGGGCAAGGCCGTACCCCGCGCCGACTGGGCGACGTACGAGAGCGCCATCACCGAGGCGCGGGCCAGCTGATGGCGAGCGACGGAGTCCTCGGTGTCCAAGAGCGGTTCGAAGCCCCAGATGGGTGCGAGCATCGCGAGTCCGGCCTGTACATCGACGCGGACG is a window from the Mycobacteroides salmoniphilum genome containing:
- a CDS encoding citrate synthase 2 — translated: MTVAAPLPADFAPGLEGVTAFATEIAEPDKDGGALRYRGVDIDDLVAQRVTFGDVWALLVDGKFGQGLPPAEPFPVPVHTGDVRVDVQAGLAMLAPIWGFEPLLDTEDSVARHQLARASVMALSYVAQSARGTALPAVPQKTIDECSTVTSRFMTRWQGEPDPKHVEAIDAYWVSAAEHGMNASTFTARVIASTGADVAAALSGAVGAMSGPLHGGAPARVLPMIEQAEKTGDARGVIKGILDRREKLMGFGHRVYRAEDPRARVLRATAKRLGAARYEVAAAVEQAALTELRERRPDRVIETNVEFWAAVILDFAQVPTRMMPAMFTCARTAGWSAHIMEQKRLDKLVRPAALYVGPGPRSIESVEGYGLLRSRVGA